A segment of the Bacillus sp. es.034 genome:
CATTTACAATAATGTCACGTGGTGCAAGCTCAACGGCAAGATAGCGCGTCAATGCTTCCACGGCAGCTTTCGAAACCCCTACCGTCGTGTAATTATCCAAATAACGGATGGATCCCAAAGAGCTGATGCTCACGATGCGTCCGCCCTTGTCCATTAATTTGGCTGCTTCCTGTGCACAGAATAATAGAGCTTTACTGTTAATATTCATCGTCCAGTCCCAATGAGACTCTTCAAGCTCCATGACAGGACGTAATACTCCTGAAGCCGCGTTGCTTACCAATACATCCAACCGGCCGAACTCTTCTTTGATTTGTTCGAACATTGATTTGATTTTTTCGACATCCCCGACATTCGCACGGACCACAAATGCTTTACGTCCAAGCTTTTCAACTTGTTCAGCCGTCTCAAGTGCACCTTTTTTACTTCTGGCATAATTGACGACGATGTCGTACCCTTTTTCTGCAAGCTGGATGGCGATTTCCCTTCCAAGACCGCGGCTGCTTCCTGTTACTAATGCTACTTTTTGACTCATATTACTTCATCCTTTCAATTTCATTTTTCCAATTGGTCCAAAGCATAAAGCGCCCCTGAACACGCAAACTAATAAGAACATATCAGTTAAATGGAGGAATGAGTTATGTATGTAGGCAGAGATATGACCGAGCTTTCAATGATACCGAAAGATGAGTGGAAGAAAAGCGAGCTTGCTTTCTTTCACCATTCACTACAACAAATAGTACCTTATTTGAATGCAGAAGGACAATCGATTCACCGGGAAATTATCGAAGAAATCGAAAACCGCGGCGGAATGAAGCGCGGCGAAGCGGATTATACTCATGGCACGAAGATCAGTTACGACTGACATAAAGGAGCAGCGTGTCCCGCTGCTCCTTTCTATTTCTGCAGTATCCCTGCTCCCGTTTCCTGCCAGATTTTCTGATGTGAGACAGGAAAAGCATACTTTTCCATTTCGAATGGAGTAACGGCAATCAGTTCGCTTCCTTCTAAAGTACTGCTGTCTACAGATCCGACAAACACTTCGATATCCCAAACGATATGGGAGAAGATATGCTGTATCTTTGTGACAACTCCGGCCTTTAAAGAGCAATCCACTCCATACTCTTCTTCCATGAGTTGGAGCAATTGCTTCCGTCCGCTGCTTGCATTTCCGACTTCAAAATTAGGGAATTCCCATAAATTAGCGAGCAGTCCCTTCCCGGGGCGTTTATGGATCAACACCCGATCATCTTCCGTAAACAGGACCGCTGCCGCCATATTAAGCTTGCGGGCGGATTTTTTCTTCGATTTAATCGGAAGTTCCGTCTGAACACCTTCTTCAAAAGCCTGACAGTGCTCACGTACGGGGCAAAGCAGACAGGATGGGGATGTCGGTGTACAGATCAGAGCACCGAGCTCCATCAAAGCCTGGTTGAAAAAGGAGGGGTTTTCTTTTGAAATCAGCTCCCTCACTGCTTCTTCAAACACTTTTCTGGATGAAGGCTTGGCGATATCAAGCCAAATGGACAAAATACGTGAAAATACCCTCATCACATTTCCGTCTACGGCAGGCTCGGGCTTGCTGTAAGCAATACTTAAAATCGCACCCGCTGTGTAAGGACCGACACCTTTTAAAGAAGAAATTTCTTTTGGTGTATCCGGAACGATTCCTTCATACTTTTCATTCACTTCTTTTACGGCTGTTTGCAGATTCCTGACTCTCGAATAATAACCGAGGCCTTCCCACGCTTTCAGGACATCCTCCTCATCTGCAGAGGCAAGGGCAGCTATGGAAGGAAATTTCTCGATGAATCGGTTAAAATAAGGGATAACCGTATCCACCCTTGTTTGCTGAAGCATGATTTCTGACACCCATACTTTATATGGGTCTTGATCCTTCCTCCATGGCAGATCCCGTTGTTCTCTTGAAAACCATGAAATCAAATCTATCTGAAATTCCTCACGGTTTATGGTCTGTAAGTGTTTCAGTGGCTCATCTTTCAATTTTGTACCTCCAGGATGTTAATTGTTGCATTGAATAGGGAATAAATAATTAGTACTCTGTTTTTAAACATATAAGGTTTATTTC
Coding sequences within it:
- the fabL gene encoding enoyl-[acyl-carrier-protein] reductase FabL produces the protein MSQKVALVTGSSRGLGREIAIQLAEKGYDIVVNYARSKKGALETAEQVEKLGRKAFVVRANVGDVEKIKSMFEQIKEEFGRLDVLVSNAASGVLRPVMELEESHWDWTMNINSKALLFCAQEAAKLMDKGGRIVSISSLGSIRYLDNYTTVGVSKAAVEALTRYLAVELAPRDIIVNAVSGGAIDTDALKHFPNREELLEDARSKTPAGRMVEIDDLVKSVMFLVSDDSSMIRGQTIIVDGGRSLLV
- the mutY gene encoding A/G-specific adenine glycosylase, whose amino-acid sequence is MKDEPLKHLQTINREEFQIDLISWFSREQRDLPWRKDQDPYKVWVSEIMLQQTRVDTVIPYFNRFIEKFPSIAALASADEEDVLKAWEGLGYYSRVRNLQTAVKEVNEKYEGIVPDTPKEISSLKGVGPYTAGAILSIAYSKPEPAVDGNVMRVFSRILSIWLDIAKPSSRKVFEEAVRELISKENPSFFNQALMELGALICTPTSPSCLLCPVREHCQAFEEGVQTELPIKSKKKSARKLNMAAAVLFTEDDRVLIHKRPGKGLLANLWEFPNFEVGNASSGRKQLLQLMEEEYGVDCSLKAGVVTKIQHIFSHIVWDIEVFVGSVDSSTLEGSELIAVTPFEMEKYAFPVSHQKIWQETGAGILQK